In the genome of Candidatus Nitrosotenuis uzonensis, the window TAGCTTTTGTCGTTCTCAACATGGGTTTCTCTACAACACAAAAGGCAAAGACTACAATTGTCTCAAGCCTAGGCGAAGCATCAAGCAGCCTAGAGGTTTCAGGCATGGTGGTCGGTTCAGGTGATGTAAGTACAGGA includes:
- a CDS encoding archaellin/type IV pilin N-terminal domain-containing protein; translated protein: MRNRRGVAGLEAAIVIVVLVIVAAALAFVVLNMGFSTTQKAKTTIVSSLGEASSSLEVSGMVVGSGDVSTG